In Methanocella paludicola SANAE, the sequence TGCCTACACCGGGAGCGCATCACCTTCGACGGCATAACGTTCGTTGGCATCGGCGGCTCGAACCCGACGCCGTTCGGCACGCCCTTCGAGCTGAGCGAGGACGAGATCCGTAAGACTCTGGAGGAGCTTGTAAAGGGCGTGAAGGGCCCGATGGTGCTGATCTCGCATGCGCCACCTAAAGGCTATCAGGACAGGATTCCGAACGGCGTACACGTAGGAAGCGAGGCCGTCGCTCAGCTAGGGCCGAAGTTCAAGGTCATCGTCTGCGGCCACATCCACGAGGACCCGGGCATTTCGAAGATGGGCGATACAATCGTTGTAAACCCCGGGGTCGCCAGCGAGGGCAATGCCGCCATCGTCGAGATCGACGAAAAAGGCAACGCTAAGGCCGAGCTCATAAAGGGATAAGCATGACAGTGGTCACGAAGACGTTCTCGTTCCAGTCAAAAGGCCGGGACGACATGATCGACATCACGTCGAATGTCCAGGACTCTCTGACCGCCTCCGGCCTCACGAGCGGCATCGTGATCGTGTTCGTGCCTGGCAGCACGGCCTCTATTACCACTATCGAGTACGAGCCGGGCCTGCTCAAGGATTTCCCGCGGGCGATGGAAAAGCTGGCGCCCAGGGAGGCGCATTACGACCATGACGCCCGGTGGGGCGACGGCAACGGCCACTCCCACGTCCGCGCATCGACTATAGGGCCGAGCCTGGTCGTGCCCTTTCAGAACGGCCGGCTGATGCTCGGCACCTGGCAGCAGATTATCTTCATCGACTTCGATAACCGCCCCCGGTCCAGGAACGTTATCGTGCAGGCCATGGGTGAGTAAAATATATCGTTCCCTTATAGTCATGCAGGCTTTGTGTAAATCGGTTCGATCGGTAACATCGCCTTGACCTCATGCACTGCTCCCTGTGGGCGAAAATTAGTTCGGTCGGTAACTCGAACCTCTCCAAAGGAATTAAACCACTAATTCTTCTTTAAGATTTTACTCACTAAATCCCTGAGCCTCTAAAACACCGTCAATGCCCGAACTCCCTAATACTCTGGGCATTGCTCGAATTCTCGAAGCCTCAAACCCGAAAAGAAGGCTCGAAAACTCGAATGCACGTTCGAAACGCTAAACGACATAGCACTAACTCTCTAAGGCTCGGCTAAATCGCCAACGACTCAAACACCCTAAATGCGGGGTAACAACCGGGCTCTTGGAGTGTTCGTGCTCTACTGTTTAGCGTTTCAAACGTGATTTAGAGCCTTAGAGACTTCTTTTCGGGTTAGCGCGTTAGAGGCTTAGAGCACTGCCCTGTGTATTAGAGAGTTCGTGCGTTGACGGTGAGTTCGAGGCTTAGAGGCTTCGTGATAAAAATCTAAAAAGAAAAATTAGTGGTTTAATTCCTTTGGAGAGGTTCGTGATACCGACCGAACTAAACAGCGCAAGTGAAATACTGCATAAGCTAAAATGGATAATCGCATAAACGTAATAAAAAATGGGAAAGATAAAAAGTTATTTTACGTTAACCTGTTTCTTATTCTCCCATAACCCGTGCAGGTTACAGCTCTCCCGGGCCACGAGCGTGGTGCTCTTATCGAGGGCGACCTTGAACGTAACACGGGGATACGAGAACTTTGGTAGCAGCACCTCGCGGCACATCTCAATATTACCATCAGTACGACCCAGGCTGATCCACTCGATGAAGTGCGCCAGCTCGCTCGGGTGGTCGATGCCCACGCCAATATTAATAGTAACGTCGAACGGCTTGTTCGCCTCGACAGTGTCGGGGCACTCGATCCTGGGCCAGTGCTTTTTCTCCAGGTCGGTCATGTTATTCGGGTCTTTCGGGTAGTTGACCTTCTCGAAGAGGTTAGGGGTAGTTTCGGCAACTTTCATCATAATGTTCACCTTTGTGAGGAGCTTATGCTCCAGGCCTATGTTCACTAATTAAATATTACGTATAATTTCCCACATATAAATAACGTTCCCGAAATAAAGTCCGCAGGGGCGGCTTCCTTAAAGAGAGGA encodes:
- a CDS encoding metallophosphoesterase family protein — its product is MRFLAVTDFHGNYDKAIDILHKAGAGGNPPGVDGTLIAGDLTEFGPVEKAKQIIDMLPRPILAVPGNCDPKEIVRLLEREDVCLHRERITFDGITFVGIGGSNPTPFGTPFELSEDEIRKTLEELVKGVKGPMVLISHAPPKGYQDRIPNGVHVGSEAVAQLGPKFKVIVCGHIHEDPGISKMGDTIVVNPGVASEGNAAIVEIDEKGNAKAELIKG
- a CDS encoding secondary thiamine-phosphate synthase enzyme YjbQ, whose translation is MTVVTKTFSFQSKGRDDMIDITSNVQDSLTASGLTSGIVIVFVPGSTASITTIEYEPGLLKDFPRAMEKLAPREAHYDHDARWGDGNGHSHVRASTIGPSLVVPFQNGRLMLGTWQQIIFIDFDNRPRSRNVIVQAMGE
- a CDS encoding class II SORL domain-containing protein, whose product is MMKVAETTPNLFEKVNYPKDPNNMTDLEKKHWPRIECPDTVEANKPFDVTINIGVGIDHPSELAHFIEWISLGRTDGNIEMCREVLLPKFSYPRVTFKVALDKSTTLVARESCNLHGLWENKKQVNVK